Within Candidatus Thermoplasmatota archaeon, the genomic segment ATCATCCACGCGCAGAGCGTCGAATGCCTTGAGAGGCTTGGCGTCCTCATACACAGCCAGAGCGTGCTGAGGATGCTTCAAGAGGCAGGAGCCGAGGTGGACCTCAAGAAGAAGATCGCCAGGATTCCGGAGAAGGTCGTCAACGGCGCGATCAAGAAGGCTCCCAAGGCCATCACACTAGGTGCCAGGGATCCGAAGCGCGACCTCAAGATCCCTGTCACGCGCTTTCCCTTCGTCTCGACCGCAGGGGTCACGGTCTTCATGACGGATTTCGAGACGGGAGAGAGGCGCAAGGCGACGAGCAAGGATCTCGCGGACTTCGCGAGGCTGACCGACGCGATGGACCCTGTGGATGCGTTCTGGCCGATAGTGACGACATCCGAAGTCCCCGCCCATGCACAATTCGCCAACGAACTCTGGGTGTCTCTTCAGAACACGACGAAGCACATCCTTGGCTCAGCGGGTTCGGGCACCCTTGGCACGCCGGACGCGAAGACTCAGATCGCTCTCGGGGCGCTCGTCGCGGGCGGTTCGGAAAAGCTCAGGAAACGGCCACTGTTCTCCGTCCTGAGCTGCATCGTGCCACCGCTGGTGTTCGAGGCAGGTGCCGTAGAGGCGCAGGTGGAGTACGCGCGCGCGGGGATACCTATCATATCGATGTCCATGTGCATGGGAGGCATGACCGCTCCAGTGACGCTCGCGGGGACTATCCTCACCCTTAACGTCGAGAATCTCGCGAGCCTGGTCATCACCCAGGCCGCGGCTCCTGGGGCTCCTCACATATACTGTTCCGAGGCGACGCTTGGCAACGTGGTGACGGGACAGATTGGCTATCGGGGCCCCGAGGCACCGATGATATTCGCCGCAGCTGCACAGATGGCCCGCAGGTATGGCCTCCCGAAGATGGCCGGCATACTGGGGATCGATGGTGAGGTCCCGGGCGTGTTCATTCCCTATGGCGAGGTCTCTGCGCTAATGCTCTCTACGATGTCGGGGACGGACCTATGCTCAGGTATAGGGGGACTAGATCTCGACAAGGGATGCTCCCTGGAGCAGGTCGTGATAGACTCCCTAATGTGGGAGGAATACCGTGCGTTCATGAGGGATTTCCCCGT encodes:
- a CDS encoding trimethylamine methyltransferase family protein, which gives rise to IIHAQSVECLERLGVLIHSQSVLRMLQEAGAEVDLKKKIARIPEKVVNGAIKKAPKAITLGARDPKRDLKIPVTRFPFVSTAGVTVFMTDFETGERRKATSKDLADFARLTDAMDPVDAFWPIVTTSEVPAHAQFANELWVSLQNTTKHILGSAGSGTLGTPDAKTQIALGALVAGGSEKLRKRPLFSVLSCIVPPLVFEAGAVEAQVEYARAGIPIISMSMCMGGMTAPVTLAGTILTLNVENLASLVITQAAAPGAPHIYCSEATLGNVVTGQIGYRGPEAPMIFAAAAQMARRYGLPKMAGILGIDGEVPGVFIPYGEVSALMLSTMSGTDLCSGIGGLDLDKGCSLEQVVIDSLMWEEYRAFMRDFPVTEETAALKVIERVGQGNTFLNDPHTVRNFRSQMLMRNKKMELYGATMSDRMVADARDVVRKTLKEHSVEQLDKDMLGKGNGILNAYAESRR